The genomic DNA AAACTAAAGGGCTAACAATACCCTCCACCTTAGAATTCTCGTTAACAGTATTCCTTGTCTCATCACCATCATAATCATTTACCACATCTTCAACTGGCATTAGAAATGGACGAAGTAATTTTAGAAACTGGTAATGGATCTCAGATCCACTTGAAAGATTTTCTATCCTTGCTATAAGAGGAACACCGAATAGCTTCCAGTTTGGTGCCATCGCACCAAAACCATAAGGCCTGATAACATAGTTAAACTAAATAAGTAGATAAAATAATACCAGAAATTGCAAATTTGTAAAAGAAAGTGATGCAAAAAGGAAAAGAGTAATTTGCACCCTTTTTCTTTTATAAATGGCAATGAAGATGTAAGTTTGGCTGAATTTAGAATAATAGGGATACAGCAAAGAGCAGCTTGTTTATCCAAATTAAGAAATTAATATCGTCCGGGCCACAAGAATCATGACAATAGGTAAGCAAACTCACCTTTCCAGCTGCTGATGTGAGAACACAACCAAGGGGCATGTCTCACTAACTTTTGGTAACCTATAGGCGACAAGTTTATCATCATCTCTAATCAAGGCTACAGAGTCTGATGGACCATCCAGTAAACGAAAAATCTGATTTTTGTATATCTGCATAGAAGTTCAAAAGTTAGTTTCTATAATGAAACATTAGTGTAGAACTATGGATGCTATCTCTAGGCTATCCAAATTGCTAAAAGTTTTCTTTAATAAACAGCAAAAGTTGGGGTAAAagctccccccccccccccaaaaaaaacatgGAAGTCCTGTCCATGTAAATAAAACGGTTAAAATATGCTTCAAGTTCCTGTACCCTTTTAACATTTggaatttagtccctctacttttaTTTTCAGGCATTTAGTCctacttttcatatttcaaaactgAGGTTCAATTGTTAACACCATTAAAATATTTCTGTTAAATTTGCTAGTGTGACatttttataataaaagaaatagtcACTCAGTAGACATGTAACAAAAAACAGGTGTTATAATGAACTCAAATTTAACAGAAAAATTTTAACCATGTCAACAATTGAACTTCAACTTTTAAAtctgaaaagtaaagggactaaattccaAATATGCAAAAAGTACAAAAGCCAACAAGGACCaatagcatattttaacctaaataaaACACAAGTTTTTAGGAGTTATTGTGGCAATTAAAATGGTCTAGGTCTAAACTCTCCAGAAGACAAATGGAGAAACAATGAAAGATCCACTGGATAATACTAGTGAAACATCCACGATCAATCTAAACCTAGAAAAATGACCTAACTAAAAAACATGCAAAATATTTATTGTTATTGTGATTTATTAACATCCTTAAATTAGCAAAAGTGACTAAAGACATTCATGATGCTGGTGGAGAAATGCCATACATCAGTGATATTTAAATCATTATTAGTCATTAATAATGACATACAACAGAAATAACATTATTTCATATGAAAAAGCAAAAAATGTCTAGCTGGATACCTCAGCCACGAGCAGGGTTTCATCATCTTTTAAAGAACATGCCAAACTTAACGAGTCAATGAGATCCTTGAGCCCCCCACCCTTGGGAACAGTAATGGTAAATGGCATGGGCAACATAATCCCATCAGTACTAAAAACTGTCAAAGTCATCGTCCGCATAGTTGTTGAAGGTAATGGCAGTGTTAGGTACATAAATGGATCAAATGTCACAGAGACCTTCTTGCAAACAGGGCACACCAATGTTGACCGGTACTGACCctagaataaaagaaaatttgaacATGATTTAGTTCACTTAAACAAGTTCAAGTCTTTGTAAAGGTAAAAAAAACACTCCACCTAGAACATAAAAGCAGATGAAGATCCACTGCAACTTCGagcattaattataattaaaaagcaGAAACTCAAGTTATTTCTGGTGCTAATAAACAGCCATTTGAGGAAGCTTTTAACTATAGAGGAAATTAgccaaaaatatttatatatatatatagagagagagagagagaggaataCTTGGAAAATTTTATAATAGTATAAATTCCAAAATCAGTTACAAGACACTTCAAACTCAAAGGACTCACTTGGAAGATGTCAACTATGATGGAAGCATTGCGAGCCAAGTGATTTAGCCAGTGTTCATCAGCCACTTCTTCATCTGGACGCCCCTCTGCATCCTTAGCTTCTATATATGGCTTGCATTTTACACGATTCAAATCTTCATGAAGGCCATCCAGCAGAAAAGCAAGAAACTCCTAAGTCAACCATAAAACATAATTACTATTGGCAGGGAAAAAGGAACCTTCACTTTTCAAAGAAAAAAGTAAAAGTTGGCCTACTCATTACATGGACAATGAGGTTGTTAGGGGTTGAACCCAAATCACAAGAACTAAAAGTCTGGCACACGGTAAATACTCATCCCTTTTTATTTACACAATATGTGAGAGGGGAAatgggaaaaattacattttaaaattatCAGCAAAGCATATTTTAGCTGTTGAACTATGAGGAGTTTCATAATTGAAACATTTTTTTTCTCATGCCACAGGTAGTAAGCCATCATTAGCAGAAAAGCAAATGAGAAAACTGAAACCACAATTCTTTTAAGCAAGTAACTTTACTAACTTGTGAGTCGTGCTGATTATATCCATCAAATTGGGGAGCAAATTTAGCAAGTTTAAACTTGAACATTCTTGGAGCCACTGGCATTGCACCTGGAGCCCATAGCTTTCTTAACAGCTCTCCAAATGCTAAAGAAAGTTCACCCTAAGCAAGCAACAGACAATTATGAGAAAGAAGTAAACAAATCTGAAGAAAGAAAATTCTTGAATGAAAGATGCAGAATCATACATTCATTCCCAGAGGGTTTTCATGATTTATATCTTTCTCATAGTCTCCAAGGCAGTAATCAACAAGCTGTGGAGTATGCACCAAACACTGTACTGCACTGTTCATGAAACAAGTATTTCCGAGATTTTGTAGTCCTGCCAAGCCCAACACACCAATGCCCCTATAACCACTACCAGACAGTGATGTGTTGGTTAGCATTAATTGTGAGCTCAGGTTGTCACTATTCATATTCATCCTTACTCGACTCTTGCCAAAGCTATTTTCTGTCTTCATCGGTTCTGCCAATCTCTCATCAGTCTTGTTTGTAAAAACAAAAAACCCATGAACATGCAATTCAAGAAGAACCTGGATGTGAAAAGGGCATGAGGCAAAAAAAAAACAGAACAGAGAGAAAAAAGTTTAAAACAGCTTCCAGGAACAGAGATACACACATAAACAGAATCTCCAAATTATTAAAACCAAGGAACTTCCGTTGGTAAGAGTAATGGAAGCAGATTATGAGTCCTAGCCTTCATATATATTTAGGATTTATTAAAAAAAGCACAATAAATAGCATAGGAGCAGGGTTTCAAGCAACTAAGTGTATCGATGCTACAGCTATATGATAATACTAAAAAAAAGGTAGATCAACTAGTCACACCTCTTTCCCCTGTTTCCCAGGAGAAAATTTGggcaaattgataatttcattcataaCAAACTGGCTTGTCTGCCCTGAGAAGTCCCAAATCTGCAACTGcacaagaaatgaaagaaaagcaTACATCACTTTCACTAAAACATGGAACCATTTTAAATGAAGTATTAGTAGCTCATAACAAAACCTACCAATTCAGATTGGGAATTGAAAATAATGCAAGCTCTCCTATAAAAATCAACTGCATTGTCCTGAAAATGCAAACCACTGTCAAATAGAGGACATGACAAACTAAATCAAAAAGCAAGAATGGCATGAGAGTCAAGACCTATAAAGAAAGAGAGACCAATCCCTGACATATTTTACAGATAGCATGCGTTTTCACCAACCAAAACCACATTCCACTGCCAGGAAATGGATCCACAGATCAATACTGGATCATCACCATATTCTAGTaactatatttatatttttacaagCAGCATATCATAACTCAATATGATAGAAGATGCAAATAATGAGCGTTCAAGGACAAATGGAAGTACTATAATGGGATGAATGGTGAATAAAAACAACTACAGTCTGCAAGTAAAAAAGGGCTCATGCTCAAAAAGTATCATGCAATGCTTGTTCACAATAATACAAACATGTTATTTTTGGGCCAGTTAAATTCAATAGAGAGGCCAATTATTATTTATGTAGTGCTGCTTCAAAGGTTTTAACATCACTTCAAAAACGACCTAGAAGGAAAAAAATTCCAGTCAATGAGGTGAGGAAATGTGAACACGGATATTAAGATAATAGCATCAACAACCATAAGAATCCAATTAATTGTTCATGGATATGACCGAAAACCATATTTTGATTGCATATTCATTCAGCAAGATAAGCCCTAACCTATATAGTTAGGACTTATGCACATGTGTGTTTTTGTGTGTTTGTATTATAATATTTCAAGTTATCATCTACGGCCTTGAGAGTTCACAAGCTAATACTACCCAACTACAGTTTCATCACCTTCAAATAAGGCATATTCATCTAAGTTTGTCAACTTAGTAGCAAAATAGATATCACAATTTAAACTCACCTATTTCAGTAGTGAATCTGATAGCCATTTTCTCATAGAGTACACCTTAATTCTAGCACCAAAAGACATCTCAAGATGACATGAGCCTAAAAACAGGACTAGCATCATAAGCAATAATCTCTTCCTCTAGATTGAAAGGGGAGAGGAATTTCACCCAAGATGAAACAATACAAAAAGGAGGAAAAGGGTTACAGACAGCATTGATTCACAGACCAAAATCATGCAGCTCAGTTACAAACACTCCATAAAAAAAAGTAATAAGGGATTGGAAAACAGAAATGACCTTTAAACTGATCGTTACTAACAATGAATTTGTTCCTGGTGAAAAAGAAAGCCTTATCTGCAAAGGAAACACTTCTTGTGATTGACCCTCACCAACACAATGGTACCTCTCATCTTCCTCTGACGTTTTGGAGTCATTGTGCCTATAAAAGACGACTCAAAAAGGATTGTAGAATCAACATCTCCTTAGAAAACAAAAGGTAAGTACTATAAGTTGTCACTAAACCATATTCTCCATCATAACACATTCAAGAAAATGCTTTCCATGAAACAAAGGCAGCCATACCAAGACATTCATAGAAAATGGTCAAAACTATTTCAGCTAGATAAGATTTTAGTTTATTTCAAAACCTATACTACATAAAACGGAGGGAGGGTGTAGTACGGAAGTATTAgactaaataaatataaaaaaagctGAAACATAAATCTCTCTATTACAGTTTAGCAAATTTCCTAGCAGGAGCATTCCAGTAAGTCTTACTGGACTAGATAATGAAACACTAATAGCATTGTGAAACAAACTTGCCTCACCATTTAAGAGTACGCAGCCACAATGCTTCCTTAACCAAGGCATATTCACGGCTTGAAACCCCTTCGCCCATCTTAACCCTAGTCCCTGAACtctcttccttcctcaagtccaGTACAATTTCAGAATCGGCATTGTCATAGTTGGATAACACATTGTACAAAATGCCTACTATTTCATCAGCAACGCTTCTTTGAGCCTCCTTCCACCATCTGAAATTAAAAGGAATTTATAAttgcaaaaaaaatatatatacaaataaggGGGAAAAACCCTATGAATCGGATTTTTTATAGCAAGCAAGTGAAAAACAGAACCATGCAACTGATTAAAacttaattcaaaataaaaataataacaataataagctATCAAATCATTCCAGCAAAGAAGATAAGAAAAAGTATAATTTCTTTATTCCAACATTTTCTAAACCCAAAATCCAGTTCACATTGTGTCTCTTGTACTCCCGGCCACCAAACAGAAGagataaaaaacaaaattaaagacgCACCTATACGGAACTAGGTAGAGTTTCTGGCGATTAGCCTCCTCCTCGTCGGTTTCATCATAATCGTCGCGATCGAGGCGTGAGAGAGGGCGCTTGCGAGCGTAAGGGTTGTAATCGAGGTCGAAGAGGTGATCGTCGTCCTCGGAGGAGAATAGGTCGTCCATGGAGAAAAATAATAAGGCGCGTAGGGCTTTCCACAACACCGCCTTGAAGAGCCTGAGAGTGAATATAGAAAGATACGCGAGTGTCACCGATAGCAATTAGCAAACGCGTTTGTTGTTTCGGCGATGATTATTGAGATGTTTGAGCTTTGTGAAAAGACCGttcataacaaaacattgaaaattttaattcctttttataattattaaataaaaagataattatGACACCCCCAAGTAAGTAAACAACCGCATTTttcaattattaattaataaaaatttaaaaaataaaatagaaaaatataaacCGCGGAAATTGAAGAAGAATGACTGCTTGTTCTTCGTGTTGCGTCGTCGTTCTTTTTTCTGTCAACAAAATTCAACTGGTTCTAAAAGCCTCCAGCGTCCGGAGGGAGAGAAGTGAGTTGCACGCGCCTCTGATGAGACTGTGGGTGGAGATTGTGGATTATGTAGAGAGTTCTTGGTGGGGATGTCTGATTGATGGACTAGTATTTGACATGTGGCATATAAAAATATGACCCCAACTTGAGTTTAGATCGTGGTGAACtgataagtaaataataataaaaagttagtTTAGTcatttatttagtttttatatttttaaatttgtgtttttgttaaattatcttaaaataaataaaaatttaaaaatttttaatttttaatttttaattttattatgtgaAATACACTTCAATTGTCACGTAAATGACACATCAAGatttcattaatttttaaaattttaaaatttaagaaaatataaatttaattttaaaattatataaaaaatatcttttaatatttaaaaagtgATTAAATGCTTACATGTCATCCACATAGTAATTCACATGTATATCACATCAAGAAAGttaataaatgttaatttttctatctattttaagataatttgaaaaaaaatgtaaGTTCAGAATTAAAAGagactaaaaattaaataaaagctaaaataattttttgtaaaGTTGGAGTGCCAAAAATAATTATACCTTTTATTTTTATAACTAAGTTTTTGAACGATGAAATTTatctcataaatatttatatgttttttataaataataaaaaatatgataaaatattaaatagtagaatttgtaaaataaaaatattcaaaataaaattgaagATTTAAAAGCATATGAGGAAcaactttaaaaacaattataatatcaaatttaatcattaatgtttatattttttgttAACTTGGctcttatttttaattaaatttggccGTAATCTTTTTGAAAAATCAAATTTGACCATCAATCTTTTGAAAAAGAGTTGAAatgatttttaacaaaaaattaattaaaatgttaaatttttaaacatgacaaCTTGCATTGCAATTTACAAATATTCCATgctaatttttggaatttttattggtttttatatttatcaatttatagttttgcttttttatttttataattttataattatttattgatGTGAAATATAAGACAAGTAATGTCATTAGCATGACGTGCACATAAACCGTCATGCGAGTTAACAaactaataatgttaaaaattaatattttaataatcatttttattaagaaaaataatttgactatttttaaaaatgttaaagattaaatttaactaaaaaataagagtaataaatagaaaatataaatattaaaggttaattttattattatctcAAAAAGTATAGGAGGAAGGTTTGAAATTTGACAAACCACGAGTTGGATTGTTGGCTCTGTTTCACATATCAAGCTCGATTCGACTAGTTTTTgggtctttattttaattttgggcTTTCAGGCTCAATTTATGATTTCAAGTCTAATTTTCAAATTCGACTACTCATTGGGTTAattgtctaacttgaaaattaatttccgtaaatatcatattaatttgattaatttaattttattagatCAAAATTAACTTTCCTAAAAattacttagattttccaaattaaattttcaagaaaaattttaatcaaattctctagttgaacaattcatACGATCGcccaatttaatttcacattaaataaattaactcaattaaattatttctaaagtTGTAGAATTTACTTTTAGTTCAAATGCAGTTCAATCGAGTTTTCGTTGAGATAGCGGAGGGATTAATCAGACATATACAgttaggctctagtaattgcaattatgtccagaagtatCATTTtgataattcacaattacttaattATGGAATcaatccacaagaagtaccatgattgaaaactccttattgtatacacTTTACAAAAGCAATTTATCCAattgctttgtccaatgacctcgttttgtccaatgacctcgtcatgtgtgtattactatcatatgatatcattgattcACTTGAGTTAAATCTATTTACTTAATACATTCTTATtctatctcattgtcaccattttGTTTTGTTAATGATTAATACGATCACTGTCAATaaatgactatgataaattgctcgttcgagaacaAGTAACCCGTGACCACGTtttatatttatcaatccacataatgccaatgagaggatattgttaactctttaattgagttatgaatttcACCGTTACTAGCAAAGTCATGCCATGCACTAGTCATGTAGCCAACATGTTGGCTATCGGCTTGATCATCTTTAAAGCATAAggctccacttatatcaaaacacatgagttacatacgcatggtcagtgactaactcaggatttaggtaaatcgcaccatgaatgtcacaagtgaattaattcacagaCGGATTCATAATTAATTCATGTTGGGTTTAGTCGAATATATCATTttgccaatgaatacatctatgtctctacatgtggagtcaactgctccgatAACCAATACTAGTCATCTCCTCAATtagaattgtagacgacataataatccttttcagtatttgaatcaaatgctcgcTTTGATTTTTTACGGGATTACagactcgtttagattatctactgaagtaagttgtatTTCTCGCAATATAAATGCTCTTACAATGCCACTCATCATCAATTTAAACTTAGACAATCAGTGAGCTAATATTTACTTGTCATAATTTtgctatatatataaaatataaatgatagaaatacaaaagacataacaataaaatatgaaatttatttattcattgttcaaatacatagaaattaattacttaattatTACAATATAAACACATTTTCCAacaaaaagttatatatttttatctaaagGTAATAGTGTTAACTTTTTAATGTTTAAGTCAACTTTTAAAGCCCATTTGATGAAAATTAATAATTAgttaataatattagcaattaacttttatcaaatcaatcttAAAACTCTAACAAGTCACGCCTATCATACTGTATTTGACAAATTAAATGCAAAActaaataattttacaattaatactAAATATATTCtattaataaaatcataaaatattcaaacctaataatattagcaattaacaTTCATCAAATCAACCCTAAAACTTGAACTAAACACTAAAAAGTTAACATAGGTACCACGTTACTTTTACAAAATATAGGTACAAAATTAGACCAAAAAATAACATAGGTACCAcattagaaaaaaaatcaaactcaaataccaaataatatattaaaccaAAAAATTATATATACACAATCGATCCGTGTATCGCATAAAAATACAAACTAGTTTATCGTAATTTGAAAATATAAGAAACGGGTTGAGAgtgaaaagatgaaaataacCTAGTTAGCATttgtaatttgaaaattttgatgaaatttttgCCTGTGATTTGATCAATTTTACATATTCTTTTTTGTTTATTTAACATTTCTACAAACTAGCCTATTAAAGTATATATTGCTGATtaagtattttaatttgattttttttatatttttattaaaaagttaTTAGGTAATAACATTATTGGAAAGAGTTTATCTGAACATTATTTCTCAAACTATAAAATGGATAAAAACTACATGTGGTTATATTAAAAGAAACTATTAAACGATATATTTGTTCTTTATGTTATTACAATACTTATTCTTCTAAACTAAAgataataatacaaataaatatTCATTCCATTCCACCCAACTGTTAAAACTTCTTTCATTTTATTACAATTCTATTCAATTACAACAAACCGTTGTTCCAGCAGTCTATAGGGTTTCTAAACTTGTCTTAGAACGGCCCAAAAAGAAGGGCCAAAAAAAAGCTTGGTCCTAAGTCCTGACTCCACAATTTGGAGCAGTCCAGAGCCTTTGGGCCTTTGGCTACAAGCACTGATAAGTTTATTTAATATGAGTTGTTAATGTTACTTTCACTATatattagttttattatttttgttttcacaatcatattttttttttcatttgcacTATTATATCTTTATTTCCATTGATTTACTATTGTTAAACTTTTCACTTCTATATACATACATGCACATTATATGTATGTCTGTATATGTGGAAAtgcaattaaaatataatattatataataaataaatttaaaaagataTATACGTAATGCAAGTTTGTAGTATttggtaataaaaataaattcaatgttGAAGAGTAAAGCAGTGACTAGAATTGTATTGCCCATAGCAAATATGCCATTGGAGTTGTTATTGTACTCCTCTCCTTGTATTCATATTACATATGAAAAATTAATATGAATATTTATTTGAATCATTTTTTAGACATATTGATGAATAAGGAATTacctaaaattttatatattttaaatttaaattatttttagtatttttatattttgatatattttagaaattttaataatcattaataattttatttttaataacttttatagcttttttgattaaattttattttttaatgataATATTCAAAATGAATTTGGACATATAGTTGTTTAGCCATTTGTTCAAGTTTATGAatgtgtaaatttaaaaaaaaaaaactttttaatATATACTAACGTGGAATTTCACTCGGCATGTCAAATGTTAACTTCTCATACCTTCTGTTAGTGTTTGTTAATGGTCAAACCAGTTAATGACCTAAatgtttttttttcatcactaaGGATGTGCTTGGTTAGTTGGAAAAGTGAAAGGATGTTAGAAGGAAACAATaactgaaaagaaaataaattctgAATGTGCTTGgttaagaaaaaaaatataaagatgATCATTTTGCATTCTAATGCATAAAAATCAATCTATATAAACAAGGGGATACTTCCTTTAACAAACAAAAACTATGGCTAAAATAGTGCTTGGAACCGTTGCCACAATTTCAACTGTGAAATCAAAAGTACATAAATGTAAAGGTAAACACTCAGATTATTTACATTTCGACATCAGTCTACGTTTGTGGGATTTTGCCCAAAGCAATGATTCACCTTCTTTCTCACAGTACAACCAATTATTTAAATCCTAACATTGGGCTAACTTTCACCAATTTAGCGACCTCACCGTTGTACAAATCCTATTCTCTCACTAAGCTTCCCCCTCGAAACCTTTGTTTTGCAATACAAGAGACTCTCTTGTTTGCTTAcaaaaacaatgcaaacataaAATATtcctaaattgaataaatttgtgCTCTCTTAATCTCTCGGTTTCACTTTAACCTAAATAAAACTTAAGTTTATATTACAACTTAAGTTTTGCTTACATAAGATCCATACTCTAATCACTTTTCTATAAAGTAAAGGTAAAAATCAGCATAGAGGATAATCTTGGCATAATTCCATAAGAGTGTCGGTGTAATTCAATGTATTCAAATGTAAAAGTGACTTTACTTGATCTATAAGTAACCAATCTTCAAGTCTtcaattttaattcaattggtCTTCATATATTAGGCTCTAACTCATCCAAATATCTTCAAAACAGATAACTCAATACTTTTATTCTAAATTTTGGCAACTTTGAAAATAGACAAGCAAAGCAAGGAAAAAGTGTCTCAAGTTATGGCCACTATTTCAGCCACAGAAACAATCACATAACTTTTCATTTCCTTCAAATGTGTCAACACAATCCTTCCAAATTGAAATGACAAGAGGGGAGAAAATAAAAGAGATGTGCATGTTAGTTcaaaattatgtatttttcaaATGTTATATTTTGTTTTCTCCCATTTTTCACCTCTACCAAGCAACGGATGGAAAGGAAaagtaattttctttttctttttccatctTTCCTACCAAGCACACTTATGAAAAGAAATATTATATTTTCTATCCTTTTAGTTTTTTACCCTTTCAGTTTTCTTTCCACTCTACCCAACAAAGTCTAAGGGTGTGCTTGATTGGGTGGAAAAGTGGAGGGATGGCAGGAGCGTGtggaaaagtgaaaagaaaataatttttgggTGTGCTTGGTTGGGAAGAAAAGTGAGAGGAAAGAAAATAAGAGCGGTGATCATTTCCCATCCTAATGCTTAAAAATCAATTCTTCCAAACTGGAATTGTTACAGGCCAATTTTGACCCAACTAAATTTTAACCCAAACCCTAAACCCAGTATTAACTTAAGCCCAAACTAACCCCAAACAGcccaaataaaaaacaaataaaaaaaccctagccccctAGCTTGTTGGCGCCGCAACCACCCCCTGACCGTCTGCCATGGCCACCTGCTCCACCGCCCATGCCCATCCCCTGCAAGCAGTAACAAGAAAAGACAGTAATAGCagtgtaaatggctatataagccaattAAAAGCCAAAATCGGGGGgcctttttttctctttctttttttctttctggTAGATCTATTTGGCCATTTCTTTATGAATGTAAAAATA from Gossypium arboreum isolate Shixiya-1 chromosome 9, ASM2569848v2, whole genome shotgun sequence includes the following:
- the LOC108457011 gene encoding ubiquitin carboxyl-terminal hydrolase 8-like isoform X2, whose translation is MDNAVDFYRRACIIFNSQSELLQIWDFSGQTSQFVMNEIINLPKFSPGKQGKEVLLELHVHGFFVFTNKTDERLAEPMKTENSFGKSRVRMNMNSDNLSSQLMLTNTSLSGSGYRGIGVLGLAGLQNLGNTCFMNSAVQCLVHTPQLVDYCLGDYEKDINHENPLGMNGELSLAFGELLRKLWAPGAMPVAPRMFKFKLAKFAPQFDGYNQHDSQEFLAFLLDGLHEDLNRVKCKPYIEAKDAEGRPDEEVADEHWLNHLARNASIIVDIFQGQYRSTLVCPVCKKVSVTFDPFMYLTLPLPSTTMRTMTLTVFSTDGIMLPMPFTITVPKGGGLKDLIDSLSLACSLKDDETLLVAEIYKNQIFRLLDGPSDSVALIRDDDKLVAYRLPKVSETCPLVVFSHQQLERPYGFGAMAPNWKLFGVPLIARIENLSSGSEIHYQFLKLLRPFLMPVEDVVNDYDGDETRNTVNENSKVEGIVSPLVSYSDAGPDSGEENDVHLNADFKFYLVDKPGSSEIKMNDPVPISSLTKNLDVTVHWSDKMIEKYDTCLLSSLPEVFKPQLFAKRHEESISLYKCLEGFLQEEPLGPDDMWYCPRCKKHQQAIKKLDLWRLPEILVIHLKRFSYSRFFKNKLETYVDFPIHDLNLSNYISHIDNQLSNCYQLYAVTNHYGGMGGGHYTAFIDHGHGRWYEFDDDRVFPISEDRIKSSAAYVLFYRRVREM
- the LOC108457011 gene encoding ubiquitin carboxyl-terminal hydrolase 8-like isoform X1; protein product: MDDLFSSEDDDHLFDLDYNPYARKRPLSRLDRDDYDETDEEEANRQKLYLVPYRWWKEAQRSVADEIVGILYNVLSNYDNADSEIVLDLRKEESSGTRVKMGEGVSSREYALVKEALWLRTLKWHNDSKTSEEDERYHCVGEGQSQEVFPLQIRLSFSPGTNSLLVTISLKDNAVDFYRRACIIFNSQSELLQIWDFSGQTSQFVMNEIINLPKFSPGKQGKEVLLELHVHGFFVFTNKTDERLAEPMKTENSFGKSRVRMNMNSDNLSSQLMLTNTSLSGSGYRGIGVLGLAGLQNLGNTCFMNSAVQCLVHTPQLVDYCLGDYEKDINHENPLGMNGELSLAFGELLRKLWAPGAMPVAPRMFKFKLAKFAPQFDGYNQHDSQEFLAFLLDGLHEDLNRVKCKPYIEAKDAEGRPDEEVADEHWLNHLARNASIIVDIFQGQYRSTLVCPVCKKVSVTFDPFMYLTLPLPSTTMRTMTLTVFSTDGIMLPMPFTITVPKGGGLKDLIDSLSLACSLKDDETLLVAEIYKNQIFRLLDGPSDSVALIRDDDKLVAYRLPKVSETCPLVVFSHQQLERPYGFGAMAPNWKLFGVPLIARIENLSSGSEIHYQFLKLLRPFLMPVEDVVNDYDGDETRNTVNENSKVEGIVSPLVSYSDAGPDSGEENDVHLNADFKFYLVDKPGSSEIKMNDPVPISSLTKNLDVTVHWSDKMIEKYDTCLLSSLPEVFKPQLFAKRHEESISLYKCLEGFLQEEPLGPDDMWYCPRCKKHQQAIKKLDLWRLPEILVIHLKRFSYSRFFKNKLETYVDFPIHDLNLSNYISHIDNQLSNCYQLYAVTNHYGGMGGGHYTAFIDHGHGRWYEFDDDRVFPISEDRIKSSAAYVLFYRRVREM